DNA sequence from the Ruminococcus albus 7 = DSM 20455 genome:
CATTTCTTTTTGCGTTTCCCGATCTTCATTGTCCAGTTTAAAACAATAAAGAGTGCTACTATCAGGGTCACGAGTATGATAGCAAGCGCGGGATTAAGAAACTTCTTGTATTTATCCTCGGTGTTTTTTTTGTTTTCAGCATTGTTTTTTCCGGTGTTACTTGCATTATTATTGCCCTCGGCACGGATTACTTTAACTGTATATACATTTTCCGTACCGTCCTCTGCTGTTACGGTAGCAGTGAGGATGTTTTCACCGTATTCTAGTTTGCTCCCTCCGTTGAAAGACACGGTGTCTGAAAATGCAGCGGCTGTTGCGGATAATTCTGCTGACTCGCATGAACTGTCTGCATTTACGGTATACTCAAATACATCGTATGAGAAATCCGGAGAAAGTGCGCCTGCACTGCATGAAAGGCTGATCAGATATCCTTGTACAACAGGTGCAGCAGTCGATGGCGTTTCGGAGGTCTGCTGTATGTCACTATCGTCTGAAGGTGCTTCGGTTACAACAGGCGCTGAAGAAGTATCGTCAGTTTCCCGGGAAATATCCTGCTGTGGTTCTTCGCTGCTATCGTCAGCTTCACCTGATGCATCAACATGGACGGATGTGCTTGAATCAGGCTGCTCCAGAACGTCACCGTCATTTGAGAAAACATATCCGTTGGTCAGTGAGATATTGCAGTCACCCTCACCAACAGCAGAAAAGGTGAGTACACAATTGATAAAACTGTTATCCTCGTCGGGAACTGAATATACAGTTATCAGACCACCGCCGCCTATTGCATCTCCGTCAACAAATTCGATGACATTTTCATCGTATTCAAGAGATGAATTAAGATAACCTATATTCCTGTCAGAGTCTATCCTAATAGTCACGGTGAAGGTATCACCAACGGATGGTGAGCCGTTCACTGTCAGCGTGTCTGTAGTATCCGCGTGTGCAGTAAGAGGTATCATGGATGCAGCAGCAAGTGCTATGATGAATGATCTGATTTTCATTTTATCGTCTCCTTTTTATGATAATATATCACCACTATTATACTACATTGGTGCGCTGCGGTCAACCTTTTTAAAAGTCTTTCAGCATATTTTTCATGAAGGAAGATGTATCTGTAAGTCCTGAACGGTTATATCTGTTTAATCTGTATAGACACTCGCTGTTGCCCTTTGTTATGTAATTAGGCTTTTCCTCTACACCCATAGTAGCTTCAAAGCCCAGTGATCTTATGGTTTTCTCTGCTTCTTCACAGGTAAAGCCGTATGGATAAGTAAATACATTAGGTCGGAAACTGCAGTATTTTTCAAGCAGCATCTGCATACCATCTATATCGCTTATCAGCGCGTGACGATAGCTTTCCTCGGTCTCGTCTGATCTTTTCAGTATCCCGCGTCTTTCATCAAGACAGTGCATATTACTGCTGTGATTGCAGAATTCATATCTTCCGCTTTCTCTCATTTCGTTAATATCATTCCAGCTGAGGTATGAATATTTTGCAGATGGTCTTTCCCCGCTTTCCGAAGCATTGATAGTATACTCCCCCACAACAGATATAACAGCCTTGATATCCTCTCTTTTAAGAAGCCCGAAAAGATATTCACGGTTGTTGTAAAAACCGTCATCGAATGTCAGTATTACCGGCTTGTCAGGAAGTTCGCCGTTATAGTTCACGTATCTTATCAGATCGTTTACAAAAACAGGTGTAAAGTTATTTTCCTTGAGATAGGCTATATCGCTCTCTATCTGATCCAGACTGACTACATATTCGCTGCATCTGTCGTTATCCAGTGTAATGCTGTGGTACATTATTATCGGCACCGGAATGCCATGCTGTTCGGTGTTATCCTGTTGCATTTCTCTTGATGCGAATGATCTTGTCACCTGTGTACATATCACTATTATCATGGGAAGAAGTATAAAAAGCAATAGTTTATTAAGCTTGATAGTCCTGAACATAAGATCGCCTCCATGTCAACTGTTATATATTTTTGATGCTTGTTTTAGTATATATGCCGTATCCTCAAAAAAAATTCAAAAAATTGAAAATTAACTCTTGAAAAATTTGTGCAAATATGATATACTTTTATTTAGTTAAAATGGGAATTTAAGCATTTTGATAAACTTTTTAACGGGAGGATCAAGATATGAAATCGATCAGTTCAAAATTGATGTTAATAATGTTCGTGGCTGCGATGGTGATCATATCAGTTCTCGATGTTGTTGCCATTACTGCTATAAGCAAGACAACTAAGGATACACTGATGAGTTCTGCTAAACCGCTGTCGGTTCAGGGCTCAAAGAGGTTTGACGCTTCTGTTCAGCAGCTTGTAACTGATGTTTCCAGATCGGTCAGATCAGCAAATTTCAGTAATGCCTCCGGCGAAAAGGAAATGGCTGAGATCCTTAAAAGTAATTTTCCTGAAAATGTCAGGGATAATATCACCTGCGCAGTGATGGGTGATGCCGGACAGACCCTTTATAGTGCTAATGAATCCCTTTCAGCGGTCATCAAACGTGATGATATAGACAAGGCAGTTCAGTCCAATGAGCCGTTTATCAGTGATATTTACGTTGCTGACAGCGGCAAGGGCAGAAAGCAGTATTTCTATATACTGCAGTCTGTGTTCAAGGACGGTAAATATCTGGCTGCTGCTGCCATAGTTGATTCTGATGTGCTCAGTGACGTTTTTGTAAACTCAGCTGTCGGAAGCAATGGTTTCGTAATGCTGGTTGACAAAGGTTCAAATATACTGATGCATACTCAGCATGACCTTGGTATAAAGCGCTTCAATCCTGTAGATGAAGCAGCAGGAAATGACAGCTATGATAATTTTGCTGAGGCGATCAAAACTGTTTCTGAGGGCAGAGAGGACTCCGGTGAATTCACTCTTGACGGAAAGCACTATGTATTCGGTTCAGATGCTTCAGACTATTTCAATGCAAATCTTGTCTATGCCATGACTCCCGAGGATTTTGGAGATGCTACTACTGATACTTTCAGGAGCATAGTAATACTCGGTCTGATACTGCTGACCTTCACTATCATAAGCTCCATGTTCTTCTCCAGGCGTCTTTCAAAGCCTATCGTTTCTGCGACCGCACGTATACGTGAACTTGCACAGGGCAATCTTTCTTCCCCTGTTGATGTATGGTATTCCAAGGATGAACTGGGTGTACTTACATCTTCACTTGAAGAAACGATAGTATGTCTGAGACAGTATATAAACCTTATAACTGTATCCCTGAACCAGATATCGGAGGGCAATCTTTGTCACCGTATGGAAGGCACTTTCAAGGGTGATTTCCAGCAGATCAAGACCACTTTCAATGATATACTCAACTCTCTGTCTGATACATTCGCATCTATAAATAATGCGGCAGAGCAGGTTAATACAGGCGCTGTACAGGTGTCAAATTCAGCGCAGTCAGTTTCACAGGGTTCGACCCAGCAGGCATCGGCTATAGAGGAGCTTTCCGCTACTCTGAAGGATGTTGCAAAGCAGGTAGAGCGTAATGCAAACGATGCGAAGAATGCTAATACCATAGTTACCAGAAATGCTGATGCTATCGGCAGCTGCAACGATGATATGACGAATATGCTAGGTGCGATAAATGAGATCAGGATATCTTCAGAGGAGATATCCAAGATAATCAAGGTAATAGACGAGATCGCTTTCCAGACCAATATACTGGCACTAAATGCTGCAGTAGAAGCCGCGCGTGAGGGTTCAAAGGGATTCGGTGTCGTAGCTGACGAAGTAAGAAGGCTTGCATCCCGTTCCGCAGAAGCCGCAAAACAGACAGCTTCACTTATCGAGAATTCATCGGCTGCTGTTTCTAAAGGCTCTGAGATAGCAGAAAAGACTGCAGAATCTCTTGGAAGCATAGTACATGGTTCTGAGGAGATACAGTCGCTGGTTAAGAATATTTCCGAAGCTTCCGAAACACAGACTGAAGCTATCGCACAGATCAACACAGGACTTGTACAGATATCCTCTGTCGTTTCTGCAAATACTTCCGCTTCGGTAGGTACTGCATCTGCCAGTGAGGAGCTTTCCAGCCAGTCACTCATACTCAAGAACATGATCGCAAGATTCAAACTGGGCGAGGATACCAAACCTACCAGCGGTGTGATGAAGTATGATTATTCTGTTCCCGAAGAAGATTCTTCCTTACTGAAAAACAGAGTACTCCAGATCACAAATATGGGTATGGATGATGAAGACGGTTTTACAGACGATATCGACGATAAGTATTGATAAAAGATAGAGAAAGGATCTGATCATAAATGAAGAGAAGGATAGGCATACTCACCAGCGGCGGAGATTGTCCCGGACTCAACGCTACAATCAGAGGCGTTGCCAAAGCGTGTTATGAAAAATTCGGTGAGGATGTTGAGATAATTGGTATACATGACGGTTACTACGGGCTTATAAACGGTCTGTGCAAGGAAATGAATCAGTCTGATTTCTCGGGAATACTCACTACGGGCGGCACTATCTTTGGTACAAAGAGAACTCCGTTCAAGATGATGCAGGTAATTGAAGATGATAAGGTCGATAAGGTAAAGGCTATGAAAGCCACTTATAAAAAGCAGAAGCTGGATTGCCTGTTAACTCTTGGTGGAAACGGCACCCATAAGACCGCCAATCTGCTGTCAAGTGAGGGACTTAACGTTATCGGTCTGCCTAAGACAATAGATAACGATATCTGGGGCACCAGCGTAACTTTCGGCTTTCATACAGCAGTTGATACAGCAACAGATGTAATCGATAGACTTCACTCCACCGCCAACTCCCACGGCCGTATACTTGTGGCAGAGATAATGGGCAACAAGGCGGGCTGGCTGACACTTTATTCGGGTATAGCAGGCGGTGCTGATATGATAGTTATCCCCGAGATACCCTACGATATCGAAAAGCTTGCTGCAGCCTGCGAACGCCGTGATTCCAAGGGATTTTCCATTATGGCTGTAGCTGAGGGCGCTTTCGATAAGGAAGAAGCCAAGATGAAGAAGAAGGAGAGAGCTAAACTCCGTGCTGAACAGGGCATAACCACTGCCACCGCACGTATCGCCAAGCAGATAGAGGAAATGACAGGCAGAGAGACCAGAGTGTGTATACCCGGTCATATGCTCCGCGGCGGTAGCCCATCAGCTTACGACAGAGTACTCGCCACAAAGTTCGGCGTACACGCGGCTGAACTCGTAGCCAAGGAAAAGTACGGCTACGCAGTGGCTATGATAAAGGAAGTAGTATCCGAGAATAAGCTTGAAGACGTTGCAGGCAAAACAAAGTTCGTCCCCGAGGACGACCAGATGGTAAAATACGCCAAAGCACTGGGCGTATCGTTTGGAGATAAGTAACAATCAACTGTAACCTGCCAAAGAAGAGAGCTTTTGGTCAAGCTTTTCGCGAAAAGCTTGCGGGAGTTTGAGGGCAGAGCCCTCAATCACCAAGGCGCAAAACCAAAATGCAAAGCGAACTGTAAGAGCAAAACAAACTACCGACCCAAAAGGCGCGGCAATAATAAAAAATCGAGCGTGGACAAACGACCGTCCACGCTCAAACTATCCGCGTAGATTATTGCCGCGCCCGCCGTCAAACAGCGTAAGCGTCTTTGACGGCTCGACCCGAGGTCGCTGCCGACGCAGTCGCAGCTGAGGGGCGAAAAATTTCCTCTTTGGCAGTTTAGCAAGCTTGCATTTGCACCGCAGTTCGTTGGTTAATAATGGAGGATATATATGACAGAAGTTATAGAAAGATTTTTAAGATACGTAAAGATAGATACGCAGTCCGATGAGGACGCGGATACACAGCCCAGCACTGCAAAGCAGTTCGACCTGGCAAGACTGCTGTATAAGGAACTATGCGATATGGGTGCGGAAGATGTGTACCTCGATGAGTCGTATTGCTACGTATATGCTCGTATTCCTGCCAATGACGGTGGTATGCGTTCGCATACGCTGGGATTCATTTCGCATATTGACACTTCACCCGAAGCATCGGGGGAGAACGTAAAACCACGTATCATCGAAAACTACGACGGCGGTGATATCACACTCAACGAGGAACAGGGGATAGTGCTGAAGACCTCTGTCTTCCCAGAGATAAAGGATTATATCGGTCAGTCGCTGATAGTCACTGACGGCACGACTCTGCTTGGTGCTGACGACAAGGCAGGTGTAGCCGAGATTATGACAATGGCTCACCGCCTGCTTACCGATGACAGCATCAAGCACGGCGATATAGCCATAGCTTTCACCCCCGATGAGGAGATAGGCGCAGGTACTGATAATTTCGACCTTAAAAGGTTCGGGGCTGACTATGCCTACACCGTTGACGGCGGTGGTATCGGCGAGCTTGAATACGAGACCTTCAATGCGGCATCTGCTGATATAACTGTGCAGGGCGTGAATGTGCATACGGGTGAAGCCAAGAACAAGATGATAAACGCCGCACGTATCGCGGCAGAGTTTGACAGCCTTCTGCCCCCCGAACAGAAACCCGAATTCACCGAGGGCAGGGAAGGGTTCTTCCACCTCATGAACATCGAGGGCAGCACCGAAAGCGCGTCACTTTCATACCTTATCCGCGACCACGACAGGGTGAAGTTTGAAGCGAAAAAAGCCCTTATCACGAAGCTTGCGGATATCCTGAACCTGAGATACGGCGAGGGCACCGTCACCGCCGAGGTCAAGGATACCTACTACAATATGCGCGAGAAGATAGAGCCCGATTTCATGTTCCTTGTGGAGAATGTTTCCGACTGCATGAAAAAGCTGGGGGTCGAACCGAAGATACAGCCTATCCGCGGCGGCACCGACGGTTCAAGCCTTTCATTCAAGGGTCTGCCCTGCCCGAATATTTGCACAGGGGGACACAACTACCACGGCAGATACGAATACTGCTGTGTTGAGTCTATGGAAAAGATATGTGAACTTCTGGTCATGCTGACCGAGAACGTATAAACAGCAAAAAGGCACTTTCCACAGCAGGGAAGTGCCTTTGATGTTATCATGAACTTATTCGGGGTCATATTCAAATTTCGGCATGGGCAGAAGCTTGTGCAGATTTCTTGCGTGCATACCGTCGATACGGGCTTTCAGCTCAGGCTTGTCGGAGAGGTCTGTCTCCTTTCTGATGTAGCTGTCAAGCTCTGCATAGGTAAATCCCAGATTGTCCTCGTCAGTCTTTCCGCAAAGACCGTCGATAGGCGTTTTGTGTGTAAGCTCGTAGGGGAGACCCAGCTCATCGCCAATAGCTATGACCTCACGTACACAGAGTTCGGAGAGGGGGCTGAAATCGCCTGCGGCATCACCGAATTTTGTGGAGTAGCCCACCCAGTCCTCGGACATATTGCAGGTGTTCACCACACGACCGCCAACACAGGCAGCAACTGCGTAAAGTGTGGACATTCTTATTCTCGGGGGAGTATTCACCCTAGCCTGCTCAGAAACTTCAAGAGCATTGCCGATCTCGCCCAGCAGTGCGGAAACTGTACTTCCCACGTTTATCTCGTAGCTTTTTATACCCAGATGTGAAACCAGTTTTTTGCTGCAGTCAATATCGAACTGCTCACCCTGTGGCATCAGCACACCGATAACTCTGTCCTTGCCCAGTGCTTCAACGCAAAGCGCTGCAGCTACGGAACTGTCCTTGCCGCCCGAGATACCGAGTACAGCCTTTGTTGTGGGGGTTGCGTTCGCCTCAAAATACTCTCTTATCCATTTGATAACTTCGTCCTTGACCTTTTTTGCATCGAAATTGCTCATAGTCTAAGCTCCTCTCTGACTTTCATAAATATTATACCAAGA
Encoded proteins:
- a CDS encoding cadherin-like beta sandwich domain-containing protein — encoded protein: MKIRSFIIALAAASMIPLTAHADTTDTLTVNGSPSVGDTFTVTIRIDSDRNIGYLNSSLEYDENVIEFVDGDAIGGGGLITVYSVPDEDNSFINCVLTFSAVGEGDCNISLTNGYVFSNDGDVLEQPDSSTSVHVDASGEADDSSEEPQQDISRETDDTSSAPVVTEAPSDDSDIQQTSETPSTAAPVVQGYLISLSCSAGALSPDFSYDVFEYTVNADSSCESAELSATAAAFSDTVSFNGGSKLEYGENILTATVTAEDGTENVYTVKVIRAEGNNNASNTGKNNAENKKNTEDKYKKFLNPALAIILVTLIVALFIVLNWTMKIGKRKKK
- a CDS encoding polysaccharide deacetylase family protein: MFRTIKLNKLLLFILLPMIIVICTQVTRSFASREMQQDNTEQHGIPVPIIMYHSITLDNDRCSEYVVSLDQIESDIAYLKENNFTPVFVNDLIRYVNYNGELPDKPVILTFDDGFYNNREYLFGLLKREDIKAVISVVGEYTINASESGERPSAKYSYLSWNDINEMRESGRYEFCNHSSNMHCLDERRGILKRSDETEESYRHALISDIDGMQMLLEKYCSFRPNVFTYPYGFTCEEAEKTIRSLGFEATMGVEEKPNYITKGNSECLYRLNRYNRSGLTDTSSFMKNMLKDF
- a CDS encoding methyl-accepting chemotaxis protein, yielding MKSISSKLMLIMFVAAMVIISVLDVVAITAISKTTKDTLMSSAKPLSVQGSKRFDASVQQLVTDVSRSVRSANFSNASGEKEMAEILKSNFPENVRDNITCAVMGDAGQTLYSANESLSAVIKRDDIDKAVQSNEPFISDIYVADSGKGRKQYFYILQSVFKDGKYLAAAAIVDSDVLSDVFVNSAVGSNGFVMLVDKGSNILMHTQHDLGIKRFNPVDEAAGNDSYDNFAEAIKTVSEGREDSGEFTLDGKHYVFGSDASDYFNANLVYAMTPEDFGDATTDTFRSIVILGLILLTFTIISSMFFSRRLSKPIVSATARIRELAQGNLSSPVDVWYSKDELGVLTSSLEETIVCLRQYINLITVSLNQISEGNLCHRMEGTFKGDFQQIKTTFNDILNSLSDTFASINNAAEQVNTGAVQVSNSAQSVSQGSTQQASAIEELSATLKDVAKQVERNANDAKNANTIVTRNADAIGSCNDDMTNMLGAINEIRISSEEISKIIKVIDEIAFQTNILALNAAVEAAREGSKGFGVVADEVRRLASRSAEAAKQTASLIENSSAAVSKGSEIAEKTAESLGSIVHGSEEIQSLVKNISEASETQTEAIAQINTGLVQISSVVSANTSASVGTASASEELSSQSLILKNMIARFKLGEDTKPTSGVMKYDYSVPEEDSSLLKNRVLQITNMGMDDEDGFTDDIDDKY
- a CDS encoding 6-phosphofructokinase, coding for MKRRIGILTSGGDCPGLNATIRGVAKACYEKFGEDVEIIGIHDGYYGLINGLCKEMNQSDFSGILTTGGTIFGTKRTPFKMMQVIEDDKVDKVKAMKATYKKQKLDCLLTLGGNGTHKTANLLSSEGLNVIGLPKTIDNDIWGTSVTFGFHTAVDTATDVIDRLHSTANSHGRILVAEIMGNKAGWLTLYSGIAGGADMIVIPEIPYDIEKLAAACERRDSKGFSIMAVAEGAFDKEEAKMKKKERAKLRAEQGITTATARIAKQIEEMTGRETRVCIPGHMLRGGSPSAYDRVLATKFGVHAAELVAKEKYGYAVAMIKEVVSENKLEDVAGKTKFVPEDDQMVKYAKALGVSFGDK
- the pepT gene encoding peptidase T gives rise to the protein MTEVIERFLRYVKIDTQSDEDADTQPSTAKQFDLARLLYKELCDMGAEDVYLDESYCYVYARIPANDGGMRSHTLGFISHIDTSPEASGENVKPRIIENYDGGDITLNEEQGIVLKTSVFPEIKDYIGQSLIVTDGTTLLGADDKAGVAEIMTMAHRLLTDDSIKHGDIAIAFTPDEEIGAGTDNFDLKRFGADYAYTVDGGGIGELEYETFNAASADITVQGVNVHTGEAKNKMINAARIAAEFDSLLPPEQKPEFTEGREGFFHLMNIEGSTESASLSYLIRDHDRVKFEAKKALITKLADILNLRYGEGTVTAEVKDTYYNMREKIEPDFMFLVENVSDCMKKLGVEPKIQPIRGGTDGSSLSFKGLPCPNICTGGHNYHGRYEYCCVESMEKICELLVMLTENV
- the nadE gene encoding NAD(+) synthase, producing MSNFDAKKVKDEVIKWIREYFEANATPTTKAVLGISGGKDSSVAAALCVEALGKDRVIGVLMPQGEQFDIDCSKKLVSHLGIKSYEINVGSTVSALLGEIGNALEVSEQARVNTPPRIRMSTLYAVAACVGGRVVNTCNMSEDWVGYSTKFGDAAGDFSPLSELCVREVIAIGDELGLPYELTHKTPIDGLCGKTDEDNLGFTYAELDSYIRKETDLSDKPELKARIDGMHARNLHKLLPMPKFEYDPE